CTTCAGCGGTCCGCCCTCGAACCAATGCAACTTCGACCTGCCCTCGCGCCGCGTGCGAATCAGCCCGGCGGCCTCCAGGACGTCCAGGTGTTGCGTGATCGCCTGCCGCGAGGAGTTGATGCCGTGCTTCATGGTCAGGCGTGCGCA
The nucleotide sequence above comes from Acidobacteriota bacterium. Encoded proteins:
- a CDS encoding helix-turn-helix transcriptional regulator, with amino-acid sequence MDVYRAIADPTRRAILDELVDRSGQTLFELCARLTMKHGINSSRQAITQHLDVLEAAGLIRTRREGRSKLHWFEGGPLKAIAQRWPIST